A genomic segment from Janibacter sp. DB-40 encodes:
- a CDS encoding thiamine pyrophosphate-binding protein, producing MFTLSGAHIFPLHDGAVTAEPPLRLVDVRHEQTAVFAAEAIGKLTRTPGLAALTAGPGVTNGVSAITQAHFSGSPLVVLGGRAASFSWGRGALQEFDHPPLLSPVTKQAATVQSVEKIGPAVDEALRLAAAPHRGPVFLDVPMDELFNETEALPITTSSAAPAAPDDEDVAPIADLLATAERPSWSSAPTSGATAPTGPRADSSTTSACRP from the coding sequence ATGTTCACCCTCTCGGGGGCGCACATCTTCCCCCTCCACGACGGTGCGGTCACCGCGGAGCCACCGCTGCGGCTGGTCGACGTGCGCCACGAGCAGACGGCCGTCTTCGCGGCCGAGGCCATCGGCAAGCTCACGCGCACCCCGGGGCTCGCGGCACTCACGGCGGGGCCGGGCGTGACCAACGGCGTCAGCGCGATCACGCAGGCCCACTTCTCCGGCTCACCCCTCGTCGTCCTCGGCGGTCGCGCCGCGAGCTTCTCCTGGGGACGCGGCGCGCTGCAGGAGTTCGACCACCCCCCGCTGCTCTCACCCGTGACGAAGCAGGCAGCGACGGTCCAGTCGGTGGAGAAGATCGGCCCTGCCGTCGACGAGGCCCTCCGGCTCGCGGCCGCCCCGCACCGCGGACCGGTCTTCCTCGACGTCCCGATGGACGAGCTGTTCAACGAGACCGAGGCGCTGCCGATCACGACCTCCTCGGCCGCCCCGGCCGCCCCTGACGACGAGGACGTCGCCCCCATCGCGGATTTGCTGGCCACCGCGGAGCGCCCCTCCTGGTCCTCGGCTCCGACGTCTGGAGCGACGGCGCCGACCGGGCCGCGGGCAGATTCGTCCACGACCTCGGCCTGCCGACCCTGA
- a CDS encoding thiamine pyrophosphate-dependent enzyme, which yields MRRGDRRRHALDFRLGYGSFGGAAGTPDAAVVHVGDSAAQISGHAELAASACGDLTTFFDALQARMEEQGHRDWSEWAGRLAEEARGRATADRELLTSDVSPMHPARIYGELLPRLAEDAVVIGDGGDFVSWAGRFIEPTRPGGWLDPGPFGCLGAGLGAAMAARVARPSSQVVLLLGDGAAGMSLMDVDTLVRHDLPVVMVMGNNSAWGLEKQPMQMLYGYDVATDLAPRTRYDQVVTALGGGGEMVTDPREIGPALDRAFASGVPYLVNVVTDAQIPYPRTTTGI from the coding sequence GTGCGACGTGGCGATCGTCGTCGGCACGCCCTCGACTTCCGCCTCGGCTATGGCTCCTTCGGCGGCGCCGCGGGCACCCCCGACGCGGCCGTGGTGCACGTCGGCGACTCCGCCGCCCAGATCAGCGGCCACGCCGAACTCGCCGCGAGCGCCTGCGGCGACCTCACGACCTTCTTCGACGCGCTCCAGGCCCGGATGGAGGAGCAGGGCCACCGTGACTGGTCGGAGTGGGCCGGGCGGCTGGCCGAGGAGGCCCGCGGACGCGCGACGGCCGACCGCGAGCTGCTCACCAGCGACGTCTCTCCCATGCACCCCGCGCGCATCTACGGCGAGCTGCTCCCCCGGCTGGCCGAGGACGCCGTCGTCATCGGCGACGGCGGCGACTTCGTCTCCTGGGCCGGGCGGTTCATCGAGCCGACCCGCCCCGGCGGCTGGCTCGACCCCGGCCCCTTCGGCTGCCTCGGCGCCGGCCTCGGTGCGGCGATGGCGGCCCGGGTGGCCCGCCCTTCGTCGCAGGTGGTGCTGCTCCTCGGTGACGGCGCGGCCGGGATGTCGCTCATGGACGTCGACACACTCGTGCGCCACGACCTGCCGGTCGTGATGGTCATGGGCAACAACAGCGCCTGGGGGCTGGAGAAGCAGCCGATGCAGATGCTCTACGGCTACGACGTCGCGACCGACCTCGCACCTCGGACGCGCTACGACCAGGTGGTCACCGCGCTCGGCGGCGGCGGCGAGATGGTCACCGACCCGAGGGAGATCGGCCCGGCACTCGACCGCGCCTTCGCCTCCGGCGTGCCCTACCTGGTCAACGTCGTCACCGACGCGCAG